The Acidimicrobiales bacterium sequence GCCGCACCTTCAGCTCGGAGCTGACGATCACGCTCGACGACCGGCAGATCCACCTCCTCGAGGTCGGTCCGGCGCACACCCAGGGCGACCTCATCGTCCACGTCCCCGATGCGTCGACCGTGTTCACCGGCGACATCGTGTTCGTCAACGGAACGCCGCTGTGGTGGGCGGGCCCGCTCGACGGCTACATCCGGGCGTGCGACGTGATCCTCGCGCTCGGCGCGGACACCGTCGTGCCGGGCCATGGCCCGGTCACGGACAACGACGGCGTCAGGCGGGTGAAGGCCTACCTCGAGTTCGTCCGGGCGGAAGGCACCCTGCGCCACGCCGCGGGGATGTCCGCTGTCGACGCCGCCCGCGACATCGACCTGGGCGAGTTCGGCGAGTGCACCGATGCCGAACGGATCGTCACCAACCTGCATTCGCTCTACGGCGAACTCGACCCGGACTATGTCAGCCCCTCGCTCGAGGACAGCATGCGGGAGATGGCCCATCTCGCGAAACACTTCGCATCGGCCTGACGCTGCTCGAGACGGGAGCCGGCCGGGTCAGATCGCCGTGTTGTGTCGGGGTTGATAGAGCAGCATCTCGACGCCGCCGGGCAACACCATCGTGACGACGATGCCCCAGCCCTCGTCGACCGGCTCGCCGTTGAACTCCACGCCTTTGGACTCGAGTTCGGCGATGGTGGCGTCCAGGTCGTCGCACATGAACGAGATCTCGTGCGAGGGCGAGTCGCCGGGGTGGACCCCCAGTTCCGCCGGCGGGAGTTTGAAGATCAACCAGCCGGCGTCCTGACCGTCATCGACATGGCCGAGCCCCAACACGTCGACGAGCATCGTGCGCAGCGCTTCGGCTTCGGGCGTGTAGAGCAGCGTGTGAACTCCGGTGATGCCCATCGGTGGTGTGTCTCCTCGTTGGTCGGCGTGCCGCATGCTTAGCATTGACAACAGTTGATAGTCGGCCGCACACTGCCAGGGTGAGCAAGAACACGATGAGCTTCGCCATTCCCGAGCCGATGCGGGCCTACGTGTCCGAGCGGGTGCGGTCCGGTGAGTACGGCAACACCAGCGAGTATCTGCGCGACCTCATCCGCAAGGATCAGCAGGAACAGGCGGCCCGGCGCCTCCGTCGACTCATCGCCGACGGGCTCGACTCCGGTGACGCGCGGCCGGTCACCGACGCGGTCGTGTCCGAGCTTCGCCGCTCCGCCCTCGGTACCGATCGGTGACCCCGGTCCGGCTGCGTCCGCTGGCCGAGACCGACCTGATCGAGAGAACCCGCTACGACCGATCCGAGGCCGGCGACGACATCGGCGAGCGCTTCTTCGAGAGTGCGGTCGCAACCCTCCAGACCATCTCGGCGATGCCGGGAGCAGGCTCGCGGCGCCTCGGTGAATGGTCCGAC is a genomic window containing:
- a CDS encoding type II toxin-antitoxin system ParD family antitoxin, yielding MSKNTMSFAIPEPMRAYVSERVRSGEYGNTSEYLRDLIRKDQQEQAARRLRRLIADGLDSGDARPVTDAVVSELRRSALGTDR
- a CDS encoding MBL fold metallo-hydrolase, with product MENNYTRGLHELGDGLFTWLLPNGSWGWSNAGLVAGDERSLLVDTLFDLKLTQEMLDGLKAVTSTRPISTLVNTHANGDHCWGNELVTGAEIIATDACAAEFDEMPPSMTQQLLSTAWGDPVVEEYMAVFAAFRFDDITLTPPSRTFSSELTITLDDRQIHLLEVGPAHTQGDLIVHVPDASTVFTGDIVFVNGTPLWWAGPLDGYIRACDVILALGADTVVPGHGPVTDNDGVRRVKAYLEFVRAEGTLRHAAGMSAVDAARDIDLGEFGECTDAERIVTNLHSLYGELDPDYVSPSLEDSMREMAHLAKHFASA
- a CDS encoding type II toxin-antitoxin system RelE/ParE family toxin, whose translation is MTPVRLRPLAETDLIERTRYDRSEAGDDIGERFFESAVATLQTISAMPGAGSRRLGEWSDIPGLRSFRIEGFPCGWLYLERDDYVDVVRLLSYAQDLPAHFADEED